In a genomic window of Apteryx mantelli isolate bAptMan1 chromosome 2, bAptMan1.hap1, whole genome shotgun sequence:
- the RPL7 gene encoding large ribosomal subunit protein uL30 isoform X2, which translates to MADKEAKKVPSVPESLLKKRQAYAAIKAKRLKRLLAQKKLRKAQRKLIYARAKAYHKEYRHMYRQEIRMARMARKAGNYYVPAEPKLAFVIRIRGTNGVSPKVRKVLQLLRLRQIFNGTFVKLNKASINMLRIVEPYIAWGYPNLKSVHELIYKRGYGKINKQRIALTDNSLIQKRLGKHGIICMEDVIHEIYTVGKKFKVVNNFLWPFKLSSPRGGMKKKTIHFVEGGDAGNREDQINRLIRRMN; encoded by the exons ATGGCGGACAAGGA AGCAAAGAAGGTGCCATCTGTTCCAGAAAGCCTCCTGAAAAAGCGGCAGGCTTATGCAGCTATAAAAGCTAAACGTTTGAAGAGACTGTTGGCTCAAAAGAAG CTTCGTAAGGCACAAAGGAAACTCATCTATGCAAGAGCTAAAGCTTATCACAAAGAATACAGGCACATGTATAGACAGGAGATCCGTATGGCCAGGATGGCCCGAAAAGCTGGAAATTACTATGTACCAGCTGAACCAAAGCTGGCCTTTGTGATCAGGATAAGAGG TACCAATGGTGTTAGCCCCAAGGTCCGTAAGGTATTGCAGCTTCTTCGCCTGCGTCAGATTTTTAATGGCACATTCGTAAAACTCAACAAAGCTTCTATCAACATGTTGCGGATTGTTGAACCCTACATTGCCTGGGG TTATCCCAATTTGAAGTCTGTACATGAGTTGATCTACAAGCGTGGTTATGGCAAGATCAACAAGCAGCGCATTGCTCTGACTGATAACTCCCTGATTCAGAAGCGCCTTG GAAAGCATGGCATCATCTGCATGGAAGATGTGATCCATGAAATTTACACTGTTGGAAAAAAGTTCAAAGTTGTGAACAACTTTCTATGGCCCTTCAAGTTATCCTCTCCTCGGGGTGGAATGAAGAAGAAAACCATCCACTTTGTAGAGGGTGGAGATGCTGGTAACAGGGAAGATCAGATAAACAGACTCATAAGGAGAATGAACTGA
- the RPL7 gene encoding large ribosomal subunit protein uL30 isoform X1 has protein sequence MPPRDNPPPSAAAAPGPRRPAVREHASRRLRPPGLRRRSGGVGWPGAGSGGDAAAARRLASRRPRAVAALAGGEERWAGRAGLEPAPWARGGSVPPGLAGRRAWPQSLVVSALSCAKRAKKVPSVPESLLKKRQAYAAIKAKRLKRLLAQKKLRKAQRKLIYARAKAYHKEYRHMYRQEIRMARMARKAGNYYVPAEPKLAFVIRIRGTNGVSPKVRKVLQLLRLRQIFNGTFVKLNKASINMLRIVEPYIAWGYPNLKSVHELIYKRGYGKINKQRIALTDNSLIQKRLGKHGIICMEDVIHEIYTVGKKFKVVNNFLWPFKLSSPRGGMKKKTIHFVEGGDAGNREDQINRLIRRMN, from the exons ATGCCGCCCCGCGACAATCCGCCGCCATCggcggccgctgcccccggcccgcgccgcccggccgtcCGTGAGCacgcctcccgccgcctccggcCGCCAGGCCTCCGCCGGCGCTCGGGAGGGGTCGGATggcctggggccgggagcggcggggacgcggccgcagcccgccgcctcgcgtcgcggcggccgcgggctgtTGCTGCCTTGGCgggtggggaggagaggtgggcagggagaGCCGGCCTTGAGCCGGCCCCGTGGGCGAGGGGCGGCTCAGTTCCTCCTGGCCTTGCAGGCAGGAGAGCTTGGCCGCAGAGCTTGGTAGTGTCTGCGCTAAGCTGCGCGAAGAG AGCAAAGAAGGTGCCATCTGTTCCAGAAAGCCTCCTGAAAAAGCGGCAGGCTTATGCAGCTATAAAAGCTAAACGTTTGAAGAGACTGTTGGCTCAAAAGAAG CTTCGTAAGGCACAAAGGAAACTCATCTATGCAAGAGCTAAAGCTTATCACAAAGAATACAGGCACATGTATAGACAGGAGATCCGTATGGCCAGGATGGCCCGAAAAGCTGGAAATTACTATGTACCAGCTGAACCAAAGCTGGCCTTTGTGATCAGGATAAGAGG TACCAATGGTGTTAGCCCCAAGGTCCGTAAGGTATTGCAGCTTCTTCGCCTGCGTCAGATTTTTAATGGCACATTCGTAAAACTCAACAAAGCTTCTATCAACATGTTGCGGATTGTTGAACCCTACATTGCCTGGGG TTATCCCAATTTGAAGTCTGTACATGAGTTGATCTACAAGCGTGGTTATGGCAAGATCAACAAGCAGCGCATTGCTCTGACTGATAACTCCCTGATTCAGAAGCGCCTTG GAAAGCATGGCATCATCTGCATGGAAGATGTGATCCATGAAATTTACACTGTTGGAAAAAAGTTCAAAGTTGTGAACAACTTTCTATGGCCCTTCAAGTTATCCTCTCCTCGGGGTGGAATGAAGAAGAAAACCATCCACTTTGTAGAGGGTGGAGATGCTGGTAACAGGGAAGATCAGATAAACAGACTCATAAGGAGAATGAACTGA